Proteins from a single region of Hypomesus transpacificus isolate Combined female chromosome 9, fHypTra1, whole genome shotgun sequence:
- the synpra gene encoding synaptoporin — protein MCMVIFAPLFAIFAFATCGGYTGQLRVSVDCMERTNSNLSIAIDFGYPFRLHQVWFEAPLCEGMRRERLFLIGDFSSSAEFFVTIAVFAFLYSLMATVVYIFFQNKYRENNRGPLIDFVVTVVFSFMWLVSSSAWAKALSDVKVATDPDEVQDLMSACKVMTNKCGSVQGPRWSGLNTSVVFGFLNFVLWAGNIWFVFKETGWHKGGAVRYPGGTTEKQPGTCNQQSYNQGSFDQSGGSYSGQGDLEQASEYSQVGGPTSYSNQM, from the exons atgtgtatgGTTATATTTGCTCCG CTTTTTGCTATCTTTGCGTTTGCAACATGTGGTGGCTACACTGGGCAGCTGCGGGTTAGTGTGGACTGCATGGAGAGGACCAACAGCAACCTCAGCATCGCCATTGACTTTGGCTATCCTTTCAG GTTACACCAGGTCTGGTTCGAGGCGCCCCTGTGTGAGGGGATGAGACGGGAGCGCCTCTTCCTCATCGGagacttctcctcctctgcagaGTTCTTTGTCACCATTGCGGTCTTCGCCTTCCTCTACTCCCTCATGGCCACCGTCGTCTACATCTTCTTCCAGAACAAGTACCGTGAGAACAACAGAGGCCCCCTCATT GACTTTGTGGTGACGGTGGTGTTCTCCTTCATGTGGCTGGTGAGCTCGTCAGCCTGGGCCAAGGCGCTGTCGGACGTGAAGGTGGCCACAGACCCCGATGAGGTGCAGGACCTCATGTCCGCCTGTAAGGTCATGACCAACAAGTGTGGCTCAGTGCAAGGCCCTCGCTGGTCAGGCCTCAACACCTCAGTG GTCTTTGGCTTCCTAAACTTCGTGCTTTGGGCTGGAAACATCTGGTTTGTCTTCAAGGAGACCGGCTGGCACAAGGGGGGCGCAGTGAGGTACCCTGGCGGAACAACAGAGAAACAGCCGGGGACCTGTAACCAGCAGTCGTATAACCAGGGCAGCTTCGACCAATCAGGAGGAAGCTACAGTGGTCAGGGGGATTTGGAGCAGGCATCAGAATACAGCCAGGTGGGCGGTCCCACATCCTACTCCAATCAAATGTAG
- the LOC124470740 gene encoding sentan-like → MGGSPSTAKNTSKTMVTTTSNNSRKRVVTEKQLSSIEALVGSVDLERAVATIVLVFYTSERDGRLSRAGVRDLLLTHFQAFTRGQEIKPKYKEIFGELEADGEKKIGLEDFLLFIISLTVTSDLLPDIHRAAL, encoded by the exons ATGGGTGGATCACCATCAACGGCAAAGAATACCAGCAAAACAATGGTAACTACAACTTCCAACAACTCACGAAAAAG GGTGGTAACAGAGAAACAGCTATCCTCCATTGAAG cTCTGGTTGGTTCTGTTGACTTGGAAAGGGCTGTGGCCACCATAGTTCTGGTTTTCTACACCTCAGAGCGGGATGGCAGACTCAGCAGAGCTGGGGTCCGGGACCTGTTACTGACACACTTCCAGGCCTTCACCAGG GGTCAAGAGATTAAACCAAAATACAAGGAGATCTTTGGGGAGTTGGAGGCAGATGGAGAAAAGAAGATCGGTCTGGAAGACTTCCTGCTTTTCATCATCAGTCTCACTGTCACATCCGATCTGCTTCCAGATATCCATAGAGCTGCACTGTAA